Below is a window of Paraburkholderia kururiensis DNA.
GCAGCGATCTTGCGCGCGTCGAGCAGAGCCTGAGCGAAGCAACGGACCTGCATGCGCCTTTCACGCCGATCGCGCTCACAGGCGAGCCGGACCTGGACAAGATCGTTGCCGCGCTCAATGCATACGGTGCGCGCACCACCGCACTGCAGCGGCAGGCGAGCGATCTCGACAGGAAGCTCGCAGGCGCCGAGCGGTTCGCCGCACTCGGCCGGCTGGCCGCGCAAATCGCTCACGAGATCCGCAATCCGATCGGCGCGATGCGACTCAAAGCGGAAAACGCGCTGGCCGGGGACGCGCAGCGCAAGCACCACGCGCTGGTGTCGATTCTCGAGCAGATTCAGCGAGTGGAAATGCAGTTGTCCGGCTTGCTTGCACTGACGCAGCCTGTCCGCATCGATGCGCAGCCGGTTGCGCTGCGTGAATGGCTGGCTGCGCGTATTGAACTGCATCGGGATGCCGCGTCGCGGGCCGGCATTGCGCTCGCCCTCGCGCAAAGCAACGACTTGCCGGACGAAGCGTGTTTCGATGCGGCTCAACTCGCCCGTGCCATCGACAATCTGATTCTCAATGCCCTACGTCATACACCCGCCGGCGGCCACGTTACGTTGCGCGCGGCGCAGCACGCGGATATCTTGAGCATCGAAGTCGCCGACGACGGGCCGGGCGTGCCGCTCGCCGAGCGCGAGCACATCTTCGAGCCCTTTGTGACCGGTCACGCCTCCGGCTCCGGTTTGGGTCTCGCCGTGGTGCGGGAAATCGCCGTGGCGCATGGCGGCCGCGCCTTCTATGCCGCGCGCCCGCACGGCGCCTGTTTTGTGATCGAACTGCCATGCCACACATCCTGATCGTCGACGACGACGACGCGTTCCGCGAAAGCCTTGCCGAAACCCTCGGCGATCTGGGGCATACCGTCATCGAGGCAACAGGGGGCCGCGAGGCGCTCGAGTGTCTCGGCAGCAGCGCGCACATCGATTGCGCGTTCCTCGACTTCAGGATGGCCGACATGAGCGGCATCGAACTGCTCGAACAGTTGCGCGCAATGCCTGAGCGCAAGACCTTGCCGGTTGTCGTGCTGACCGCATTCGCGACCAGCGACAACACCATTCACGCCATGCGTCTGGGCGCGTTCGAACACCTGACCAAACCGGTCGGACGGGGCGTGATCGCCGAATTGCTGCGCAAGATCGAAGCCTCGAATCAAGGCCCGTCCGCAGACGTCCAGCCGGCGCCCGAAGACACGCTGGGCGACGACACCGCGCCTCGCCTGCTCGGCACCAGCGCGGCGTTACGCGAAGCGCAAAAGCAGATGGGCCGTGCTGCTGCCACGGATTCGACCGTGCTGATCAGCGGCGAAACGGGCACCGGTAAGGAGGTCGCGGCGCGCGTCCTGCACGACGCGTCGGCGCGGCGCCGCGGGGCTTTTGTGGCGATCAATTGCGCGGCGATTCCCGCCGACCTGCTCGAGAGCGAACTCTTCGGTCACGCGAAAGGGGCGTTCACGGGGGCGCACATGCAACGCGTCGGCCGCTTCGTCGAGGCGAACGCCGGCACGCTGTTTCTCGACGAGATCGGCGATCTGCCGTTGCCGATGCAGGCGAAGTTATTGCGCGTGATTCAGGAGCGAGAGCTGACGCCGCTCGGCAGCAACACGAGCGTGCCGATCGACGTACGGATCGTCGCAGCGACGCATCGCGATCTCGGCGCCGAAGTTGCAGCAGGCCGGTTTCGCGAGGATCTGTTCTACCGGCTCAACGTGATCCCGATTCATTTGCCGCCGCTGCGCGAACGCCCCGACGACATCATCACGCTCGCCACGCATTTTCTGGCGCTCGCGGCGCGCCGCTCCGGCATCTCGCGCACGCTGGGCGCAAGCGCCGAACGGCGTCTTCTCGCGCATGCGTGGCCGGGCAACGTGCGCGAGTTGAAGAACGCGATGGAGCGTGTCGCCGCACTCGCTCGCGGCCCGCTTGCCACCGACGACGATCTCGCGTTTCTGGCCGCGCGCCAGGTGGCAGCCGACGACCTTCCGGGCGCATTGCTCGATCTGCCGCTCCCCGAGGCGATCGAGCGACTGGAACGCGCTTCGATCGAACGTGCGTTGCAACTTGCCGCGGGTAATCGCGCCGAAGCCGCGCGTCGCCTCGGCATCAGCCGCCAGTCGCTTTATACGAAGATGGCCGCGTACAAACTGGGCTGAGTCCTGGGTTGACTCCTCAACGGGTGTCCATTCGAACGACACCGTGCGTCCAGCACCCGGACAGTTCCACAGGCATGCATCGGCGCAGGCCCCGCCCGACAAGACTTGTCGGCATGGCACAACGCTTGCGTTTCTCTGCTGCACAGGACTGCAAAAGGAGCTGCGCCATGAAGGCCTTTCACTCGACGTTGCACATCGTCGCCGCGTGCGTATTGCTCGCCGCCACAGCGGTCAGTGCCGCACAGGATTTACCGCCGCGGCCGGACGTTGCGCAACGTCCGCCGTCCGCGCCCGTTGCCGATCCGGGTCCAGGTGCGGGGCTGCCTCCGCGCCCGCTGGACGATCGCGTTGCCGCCCTTGTCACCGTCAACGGCGTCGTGCAGCGGTATGTGATCAATCCCGAAGGTGATGTCGACGGGCTACTGCTTGCCGACAACGCGCTCGTCCACTTTCCGCCGCATCTTGGCGCCGAGGTTACCGCGGCAGTCGTGCCCGGCGACAGCGTTACGGTGACCGGCTTTGCGCTGCCGGGAGGCACCGTGCAGGCCCAACGAATCGAGAACGCGAAGCGTGGCCGCGCGGTTGTCGATCAACCGCCGCCGCTTGCGACGCCGCGTTTTCCGAGGGAACTGGCAGGCGCGGGTCTCGTCAGACTCGATGTAATCGGCCGTGTGCTGCGCGTGACGACGGCTCCGCGCGGCGAAGCCGACGGCATGCTGCTCACCGACGGCACCGTGATCAAGCTGACCCCGCCCGTTGCCATGCAGTTTGCCGATCTGCTGCGTCCTGGAACGATGGTCGCCGCACAGGGCTATGGCACCCGCAACCGTTATGGTCAGGCGATGCAGGCCACCGCCTTCGGCACGCCGGGCAAGCTGACTACGCTTTACGGCACCTTGCCGCAATAACGCACTTCGAAAGGAAATCTCCATGCATTGGATCGATCCCGCCTGCCTGCCCGAAACACGCGGCAAGGTCTCGCAATTCCTGCTCAATCCGCGCGGCGAAGTCGACGGCTTCATTCTCGAACGCAGTGACCGGACCCGGCAGCAGGTTCATTTCCCGCCGCATTTGTCGAAGCGTGTCGCGCGGCATGTCGTGATCGGCGACACCGTGCGGGTACGCGGCGTAAAGCCTCGCGCCGCCGACCTGGTGGCGGCAATTTCGCTGACCACAAAGAACGCAATCGAGATCGTCGACGAAGGTCCGCCGCATCCTCGTGACGCACAGGGGCATGCGCCCGCGATGCAGACAAAGCCGATGGACGTACAGGGCGAGGTTGTGTTGCCGCTGTTCGGCCCGAAGGGGGAACTGCGCGGCGCGCTGCTGGATGACGGCACTTCGCTCAGAATGCCGCCGCATGCCGCGGCCGAACTTGCGGTCTATCTCACGCCGGGCGTCCATGTGCAGGCATGGGGTGACGGCGTGAAGAGCCGGCTGGGTCGCACGGTGAACGTGCATGAGATCGCCGAGCTTGTAGACGAGTGATCGGCGTCGCAATAGCCCATCCCTCGGTCGCTGAACGACCGAGGGATGGGCGCCGGGCCGACACGCCCGTTCATACGCCCCGGCATTCCTCCACCATCAGAACTTTTCCCATTCCGCGGAATGGGCCGGCGCCGGGAGCCGTTGGGCGAGCGACGCTGAAACAGCGAGTTTGCCGCCGCCCCGTACGACGGAAGGCGCTGCGCGCCCAGTTGGCCGGACATGTTGATTACCCGACTGTGACTTGACGCGGAATACCGACACCGAGTCCTTCAACTGAAGGCTCTGTTCCTCCAGCGAGCGTGATGCCGCGGCCGCCTCTTCCACCAGCGCGGCATTCTGCTGCGTGACTTCGTCCATCTGCGTGATGGCTTGGTTGATCTGCTCGACCCCGCGAGACTGCTCTTCGGATGCAGCGGAAATTTCCGCCATGATGTCGTTGACACGACGCACCGACTGCACCACGTCCGTCATCGTCTGACCCGCTGCATCGACAAGCGATTTGCCTGCGTCCACCGTCTGAACCGACGCCTCGATGAGCTGCTTGATCTCTCTCGACGCACTCGCGCTGCGCTGTGCGAGCGTGCGCACTTCAGATGCCACAACAGCGAAACCTCTGCCTTGCTCACCGGCACGTGCGGCCTCCACGGCCGCGTTGAGGGCAAGGATGTTGGTCTGGAACGCGACGCCCTCGATGACCGAAATGATGTTGGCCACGCGGTCCGAACTGGACGAGATGTCTTGCATGGCGGACACGACCTTGCCAACCAGATCTCCGCCGCGGGCAGCCACTTCCGATGCCTCGCGTGCCACGGCATTGCCTTGCTGCGCGCTTTCCGTGTTACGTCTGATGGTTGCGGTGATCTCTTCCATGGTCGCCGCGGTCTCTTCCAGAGACGCAGCCTGTTCCTCGGTGCGTTGACTGAGGTCTGCGTTGCCCGACGCGATCTGCGCCGCGCCGGTTGCCACGTTCTCGCTGCCGCTGCGCACCTGGGTCACGATTTCGTTGAGCTTGTCGTTCATATGGCTCATGGCGGTGAGCAATCGCGCTATCTCGTCGCGTCCATACACGTCGATTTCGGAAGTCAGATTGCCCGCCGCCACGGCTTCTGCGACACCGACTGCCTGCCTGATCGGTCGGGTGATCGACCTCGAGATCAGCGCGGCACAGGCGATGCCGAGCGCAACCGCGCATGCGATCACGATACCCGTTGCGGCAAGCGACTGCCGGTAACTCGCACCGGCAGAGGTTGCCGCTTCCTGCGCACCTTTCTGGTTGAGCGCGACGTCCTGTCCAATAAAGTCCGCCAGCTTCGTAAATGCCGCGGCCGAATCTTTCGTGGCAAGCGTTCTCGCACGGTCAAACCCGGCGGCGCCCTGGTCGGACAACTGCAACAGCGTGTCGTCCATCGTGAGATAGTCCGCGAGACTTTGCTTGATCGCCTCGAAGAGGCGCTGCTCCTCCGGCGAACTCACCATCTTTTCATACTGGACGAGCTCCGTGCGTAAGAGTGTCAGCTGTTCATCATGCGCTTGTCGTTGGGCGTTCTTGTGGGCCGCCTCGGACTCCAGCAGCGAGCGAAGCGTCGCTCTTCGTACACCATTGGCCGCCGCCCTGATGTCTCCCAGTGTCTGTACGCTGGGCAGCCAGTCTTCGGCCAGAGCCTGCGTGCCACGATAGACGTTCGATACCTGCAGCGAGGCAACGCCTCCCATTGCGAGCAGCAGGGCGAGAAGAATCCCGAACCCCATGGTGAGGCGGGCCCCGATGCCCAGGTTATTGAGTAGTTTCATGATCTCTCCCCGTCCTTTGGTGCTTCACGATTTCAATACAAGCGCTCGATATGCGAGTCACACGTGCGTAGCGACGACAGACGCGTGTATCGCCGGTTCTACCGTTTGCCATCTGAGCCGACCGCCACTGAAAAAAGGGGCGCGGTGATGCTGGATGGGCGTTCAACGATACGCACGTCCATGTGACTATCGTGATTACGTCAGCCTCCGTCGTTGCTTCAATGCTTTTTGCGGGACTGCGTTTCGGGGCTCCGGTAACAGCGCAGTCGCCCGCACCCGCTCCCTGGAATGGGACAGGAATCGATATGCATCGCTAACGCTCGATCGAATCCGCGCTACGTGAAAACCCTCAAAAAAAACGCTTAAGCAAGCGGCAGGCAGGTCGTAAACAAGCAGTAACGATCTCGTCTGCAAGGGAGCAGCGAATGAAAAACCTGAAGGTGTCCACCCGCCTGCTTGCCGGATTCGGCTTTCTGGCAACGTTGCTGGTAACGACCGCGGCAATCGCGTTCTACGGGCTATGGGCGTTGAACGACCAGCTCGATGTCATCGCGCGCGTAAACAACACAGAAACGCGTCTTGCCAACGATCTGCGCTCCTCCATTCAGGATCGTGCGATTGCCATGCGAAATCTGGCGCTGATTACCGATCCGCAGGACATCGCCCGGGAGCAGGAGCGGATCAGAAAGCAGGAGCAGATCTATGCGGACGCATACGCGAAGCTGACCCGCATGTTCGCCGACGAACCGTCCACGACAGACCGCGAGCGGGGGCTCGTTGCCGCGCTGAAGGCGGACGAAGCAGCGACGCTGCCGCCCATGCGCCGGGCAATAGAACTGGGCGCGGCGAACGACCAGGCCGGGGCGACCAAAGAGCTGTTGCAGAATGCACGGCCTCCACAGCGCAGATGGCTAGCCCACGCAGTGGAGCTTGCGAACTTCGAGGACGAATTGAATGCGCAGGCACAGAAGGACGCTGTGGCTGTCTACTCGCACGTTCGATTGCTGATCGCGATTGTCGTCACGATTTCCCTGTTGCTCGCGATTGCTGTTGCACTGGCGATTGCGCGCAGCATTCTTCGCCAGCTGGGCGGCGAGCCCGCGCTCGCGCAGCACGCAGCGGCACAGATCGCCGACGGCAATCTGCTGGTCGATCTTCGTGTGGCTCAGGGCGATACCAGTAGCCTGATGGTGTCGCTCGAAGCGATGCGCGCAAGACTGACATCGATCGTTCAGGGCATCAAGACTTCCGCCGAGTCCATTTCGGTCGCTGCCAACGAAGTGGCACAGGGTAATGTCGATCTGTCCCAGCGCACAGAAGAGCAGGCTGCGTCGCTGGAAGAGACGGCTGCGAGCATGGAAGAACTCACCTCTACCGTACGGCAGAACACCGACAATGCCCGTCAGGGAAGCACGCTGGCAGCGACGGCCTCTGAAACGGCGCAGGCCGGGGGCAGCGTGGTACAGCAGGTGGTCAGCACGATGGACGACATTTCGTCGAGCTCGCAGAAGGTCGCCGAGATCATCACGGTGATCGAAGGCATCGCTTTCCAGACCAATATCCTCGCGCTTAACGCGGCAGTGGAAGCGGCGCGCGCGGGCGAGCAGGGACGCGGCTTTGCTGTGGTGGCGGGAGAAGTTCGCACACTGGCCCAGCGTAGCGCGGTGGCGGCAAAGGAAATCAAGGAGCTCATCGAAACTTCCGTTTCCCACGTGGCAAACGGCGCGAAACTGGTTCAGGACGCGGGAAAGACGATGAACGAGGTGGTCCGCTCAGTCAGCCGTGTCACCGACATCATGGGCGAAATCGC
It encodes the following:
- a CDS encoding sigma-54-dependent transcriptional regulator translates to MPHILIVDDDDAFRESLAETLGDLGHTVIEATGGREALECLGSSAHIDCAFLDFRMADMSGIELLEQLRAMPERKTLPVVVLTAFATSDNTIHAMRLGAFEHLTKPVGRGVIAELLRKIEASNQGPSADVQPAPEDTLGDDTAPRLLGTSAALREAQKQMGRAAATDSTVLISGETGTGKEVAARVLHDASARRRGAFVAINCAAIPADLLESELFGHAKGAFTGAHMQRVGRFVEANAGTLFLDEIGDLPLPMQAKLLRVIQERELTPLGSNTSVPIDVRIVAATHRDLGAEVAAGRFREDLFYRLNVIPIHLPPLRERPDDIITLATHFLALAARRSGISRTLGASAERRLLAHAWPGNVRELKNAMERVAALARGPLATDDDLAFLAARQVAADDLPGALLDLPLPEAIERLERASIERALQLAAGNRAEAARRLGISRQSLYTKMAAYKLG
- a CDS encoding methyl-accepting chemotaxis protein; this encodes MKLLNNLGIGARLTMGFGILLALLLAMGGVASLQVSNVYRGTQALAEDWLPSVQTLGDIRAAANGVRRATLRSLLESEAAHKNAQRQAHDEQLTLLRTELVQYEKMVSSPEEQRLFEAIKQSLADYLTMDDTLLQLSDQGAAGFDRARTLATKDSAAAFTKLADFIGQDVALNQKGAQEAATSAGASYRQSLAATGIVIACAVALGIACAALISRSITRPIRQAVGVAEAVAAGNLTSEIDVYGRDEIARLLTAMSHMNDKLNEIVTQVRSGSENVATGAAQIASGNADLSQRTEEQAASLEETAATMEEITATIRRNTESAQQGNAVAREASEVAARGGDLVGKVVSAMQDISSSSDRVANIISVIEGVAFQTNILALNAAVEAARAGEQGRGFAVVASEVRTLAQRSASASREIKQLIEASVQTVDAGKSLVDAAGQTMTDVVQSVRRVNDIMAEISAASEEQSRGVEQINQAITQMDEVTQQNAALVEEAAAASRSLEEQSLQLKDSVSVFRVKSQSGNQHVRPTGRAAPSVVRGGGKLAVSASLAQRLPAPAHSAEWEKF
- a CDS encoding methyl-accepting chemotaxis protein — its product is MKNLKVSTRLLAGFGFLATLLVTTAAIAFYGLWALNDQLDVIARVNNTETRLANDLRSSIQDRAIAMRNLALITDPQDIAREQERIRKQEQIYADAYAKLTRMFADEPSTTDRERGLVAALKADEAATLPPMRRAIELGAANDQAGATKELLQNARPPQRRWLAHAVELANFEDELNAQAQKDAVAVYSHVRLLIAIVVTISLLLAIAVALAIARSILRQLGGEPALAQHAAAQIADGNLLVDLRVAQGDTSSLMVSLEAMRARLTSIVQGIKTSAESISVAANEVAQGNVDLSQRTEEQAASLEETAASMEELTSTVRQNTDNARQGSTLAATASETAQAGGSVVQQVVSTMDDISSSSQKVAEIITVIEGIAFQTNILALNAAVEAARAGEQGRGFAVVAGEVRTLAQRSAVAAKEIKELIETSVSHVANGAKLVQDAGKTMNEVVRSVSRVTDIMGEIASASAEQTTGIEQVNVAVAQMDEVTQQNAALVEQATAAAQSMADQAKSLRETVSIFKVATHTVSMAAPVPVRTEKRAAQRRIPAMPRKVEAAKTGSADWATF
- a CDS encoding sensor histidine kinase codes for the protein MSAAQRRFSFASQLAVFWVLVAVMCALLIGLVWFMAQGNLERQIGVARQQTLAGCEAVASRYDLSIDRTADAQSASNRDLMHAILDVVLAQMPGVEGGFWRAADSERGIFDAYAFPTYEGSGIKRDIPQAETPLILRTLRAATSGHAASEYVEGQQDAVIVSACPVPHRAGLFAWTLTRVRPPLGPHGKTLVTALALLLAVIVGSAIALGTLLRRWRSDLARVEQSLSEATDLHAPFTPIALTGEPDLDKIVAALNAYGARTTALQRQASDLDRKLAGAERFAALGRLAAQIAHEIRNPIGAMRLKAENALAGDAQRKHHALVSILEQIQRVEMQLSGLLALTQPVRIDAQPVALREWLAARIELHRDAASRAGIALALAQSNDLPDEACFDAAQLARAIDNLILNALRHTPAGGHVTLRAAQHADILSIEVADDGPGVPLAEREHIFEPFVTGHASGSGLGLAVVREIAVAHGGRAFYAARPHGACFVIELPCHTS